In Pyrenophora tritici-repentis strain M4 chromosome 6, whole genome shotgun sequence, the DNA window gaggaagaagagtAGGGGGGATAGGGATGGTCAGGGGTTTGCGGGGAGGGGGAGGGATGTCTATTAGGGGGATTGCTGGGGGGGAGTGTGGTTCGGGATGGTTGATGGtaatgatgatgatgatgatgatgtggGATGGGGTTTGTCTGGGACGAGCGAATGAACGAACGCAAGACACGGATTTGTACGAATATTTTGTAACACACACAGGGACTGTGTGGTATGGAGGAGATGGTTTAGCGACGTTGTATAGATGTCTTGACGATAATGGCTAACGCTATGAATGTATATACATGTATGGATACTTCTGTATCTTTTTTTACTCTACTAATACTTGTATGTTGGGACATCAGATGAGGTACCTGTGAGCTTGAATGATATGGTGATTAATACACACTCAACCTTTTAGTAATATGCAACACAACACAACACACTTCATACCCAAATCCATCCACCGCCGCCGACATCATGGTTATTATATCACTAGAGCTTATCCACCATCAACCCCATCCACCTCAAACACCCCTTCCAGCAATATGCAACACAGCACAACACAACACAATTCGCACTCAACTCCATCTACCACAGCCGCCGCCGACATCATCGTCATTACATCACTAGGACTCttccacctccaccaccgcCATCTACATCATCACGTAACACAACCAACCCATCACAAAAACGATACCCCTTCCACCCCACCACATCCCCCCAATCCCTCCACCACCACACCCCACAGCTTCCCTACCCAGCACATGccacacacacacgcacATGCAAAAACCACCACCCACAATGACGTAAGTGAAACCGCGCAGGCCCTTGAAACGCGTTTCCTCACTTCTGAGACAACCGCGGTTTATGCGAGATTTTTGGTTCCTCTGGGTACTTTGGGAGATTGTCGGTATGTCGGTGAGTTCGGTGAGTTCGGTGACTTGGGTAGGTGTTCTGGGAGATTGTCGGATGTCGGTGTGTTCGGGGCGGGCGAGATTGGAGGGTTTGCTAGAGAAGGGGGGAGGGGTAGGGATGATGCTTGGGGAGATGCTTGGGGGGAATGGGAAATAGGGATGTGGAGGGGAGGGCGGTGAAGGAAAATAGAAGTGAAGGGATAGAGGAAGAGAGGGTAGAGGGAAGATGGGGAGAGGGGGATGGTAGGTATGTGGTTGAATTATGAGTATGTTCAAGATGCAGAACGCTGGAAATGCTACATGGAAGTAGACAATGAGCAAGACATGAGGTAGACAGAAAAAAACACAGATACAAGACCACGCTTTTACACAGTTAGTCCCTCCCTCATCCAGCTTTTTATACAACACCCACACACTCACCCTCAACCACACTCTCACCAACTCTTAACACAAGAAAACACAAAAATGCCTCAACAGTGATGATGGATAAAAGAATATCAGAGAAAAAACACCCTTAACGGCGTCATCTTCTAACAACCCCCTCCGGCACCTCCCCAGCCCTAACCTCACTCATCGCAAACCCCGGCCTCCACGCAGGATGAATCTCACTATACGCCTCCGCAACGGGCGCCGTACTCCGCGCTTCAGCTTCAAGAATATAACTAACGCCGTCTTCGGACGCATAACTGGGTGGTCTAGGTCCCATGTCTAGTTCCTCTGCCTCATCTACATCGCCGCTGGGGGCCGCAACAGCACTACCCCTCGTACTACCGCCGCTACTGGCGAGAGGAGAGGAGCGAGGAGCACCCCCGGTTACAGACCCATTCCTACTAGTCACAGACCCATTCCGCGACCCACCACTGCCGATGTTACTCGACATGGCACTCCCCCGCATACTCCCCGCCGCTGCGCCGTCAACACGCTGCCAATGCAGCAGATCCGGATTCACCCTAACACTGCTCCTCCACAGCCCATACGCCGGCGGCGGCGGGGGCACGAGATCCTTCTCCGGGTCGGCAGCGTCAACAAGGTCGTTTTCGAGATCTGCGGCTGCGGCCTCCTCGTCGCGGCGCAGGTGCACGCGGATGGGCACGACGGGCTGGAAGCCCTCGGAGGGGTTGGCGATGGAGAGGGAGAAGGCTGGGTTGTTTGGGTCGGGCGGTGGGGGCGGGTTGAGGATTAACATGCACAGGCGGATGAGGGAGTGGCAGAAGAAGATTGTGATTGTGAGCAGGACCATTATGAAGAGGATGTGGATTTCTTGGCCGAGGTCGCTGTTTGTTAGGGC includes these proteins:
- a CDS encoding Tymo-45kd-70kd multi-domain protein translates to MPALFAWSPQTNSDLEASPPTQSPSRFGALRSNVRTTVNGSSVYSQSPALTNNTTTPKTPFLGFWNRSPNPNEPPRPSHDAQQEPGSPPTADHSASSYIGAIQETSEPTTVYARHPADRDTAVRGSAARGKLIACIISGTFLITILAIYLAIALTNSDLGQEIHILFIMVLLTITIFFCHSLIRLCMLILNPPPPPDPNNPAFSLSIANPSEGFQPVVPIRVHLRRDEEAAAADLENDLVDAADPEKDLVPPPPPAYGLWRSSVRVNPDLLHWQRVDGAAAGSMRGSAMSSNIGSGGSRNGSVTSRNGSVTGGAPRSSPLASSGGSTRGSAVAAPSGDVDEAEELDMGPRPPSYASEDGVSYILEAEARSTAPVAEAYS